From Burkholderia sp. WP9, a single genomic window includes:
- a CDS encoding MFS transporter, giving the protein MRNTLTMEVPVEESTSMAKRATIASTIGAALEWVDFTAYGAVAATVFPKLFFTSMDPNMGILAAFITFGVGFFARPLGGLFFGALGDRIGRKNILLYTLSLMGAASFLIGCLPTYATIGFAAPVCLVLLRFLQGFALGGEATGAQLMTMEHAPQNRRGLFGSFINIGSSLSAAVANGMLFALVSLLGTEQFQVWGWRVPFLFSFVLVIVGLYIRLRVSETPAFEEAHAKGQDDRVPLVKAFAQYPGTIVRLLIVWCAPTACFYVITVFSLSYITKNLALPSQTAFLCLMGANVLAVCTVIGGGAVSDRIGRKPTMLIASILTMVIALSYFTLLDTKNWYVIFLAMAAFIGSLQIQSGVQPAYFAEPFPTNVRYSGSAAAYTGANLLMGGPTPFICAWLLQRSGGQTWVITAFCAVIVGASLIAILTGPETRHLDIKR; this is encoded by the coding sequence ATGAGAAATACCTTAACGATGGAGGTGCCAGTCGAAGAGTCCACCTCGATGGCGAAGCGAGCGACCATCGCCAGCACGATTGGTGCTGCGCTGGAGTGGGTCGACTTCACCGCCTACGGCGCAGTGGCCGCGACTGTCTTTCCAAAGCTATTCTTCACGTCGATGGATCCCAACATGGGAATCCTGGCGGCATTCATTACGTTTGGTGTGGGCTTCTTTGCACGTCCGCTTGGCGGATTGTTCTTCGGCGCGCTGGGCGATCGCATCGGCCGCAAGAACATCCTGCTCTATACCCTGTCTCTGATGGGGGCTGCCTCGTTTCTGATCGGTTGCCTACCGACCTATGCCACGATCGGCTTCGCCGCACCGGTGTGCCTTGTACTTCTGCGTTTCCTGCAAGGGTTCGCTTTGGGCGGCGAAGCAACCGGGGCGCAGCTGATGACAATGGAACATGCGCCACAGAACCGGCGCGGCCTGTTTGGTTCCTTCATCAACATCGGCTCGTCGCTCAGTGCAGCGGTGGCGAACGGAATGCTTTTCGCGTTGGTCAGCCTCCTCGGCACAGAGCAGTTTCAGGTGTGGGGTTGGAGGGTGCCGTTCCTGTTCAGCTTTGTGCTTGTCATTGTCGGTCTGTATATCCGGCTGCGCGTTTCCGAAACGCCGGCCTTTGAGGAAGCACACGCGAAAGGCCAGGACGATCGGGTTCCGCTGGTAAAAGCATTTGCGCAGTATCCAGGAACCATCGTCCGACTGTTGATCGTGTGGTGTGCGCCTACAGCGTGTTTTTACGTGATTACAGTATTTTCGCTGAGCTATATCACGAAGAATCTGGCACTTCCCAGCCAGACAGCATTCCTCTGCCTGATGGGCGCGAATGTGCTCGCGGTGTGCACCGTGATCGGCGGTGGAGCGGTGAGCGACCGCATCGGCCGCAAGCCCACGATGCTGATAGCGTCCATCCTGACGATGGTAATTGCCCTGTCGTATTTCACTCTCCTTGACACGAAGAATTGGTACGTCATTTTCCTCGCGATGGCGGCCTTCATTGGTTCGCTTCAAATTCAGTCGGGCGTGCAGCCCGCATATTTCGCCGAGCCGTTCCCGACGAATGTCCGCTATTCCGGGTCTGCCGCGGCATATACCGGCGCAAACTTGTTGATGGGCGGCCCGACTCCGTTCATCTGCGCCTGGTTGCTGCAGCGTTCGGGCGGGCAAACGTGGGTCATCACCGCGTTCTGTGCTGTCATCGTGGGCGCATCGCTCATTGCAATTCTGACGGGCCCGGAAACACGGCACCTGGATATCAAACGTTAA
- a CDS encoding transposase: MSESAAKDARPRQGHRVYPREFKQQVIKETLEPGASVSIVARRHDMNANVVFEWRKQYREGKLVLPDSNEVPPPRVGAAQLFAVDVIDMPMPTPRALPGTASAPSKTADCVSAPPPVCEIEVEIGKRRVRIRGLSAERAEMFLQECLK; the protein is encoded by the coding sequence ATGTCGGAGAGCGCAGCGAAGGATGCCCGCCCCAGGCAGGGGCATCGTGTATATCCCCGGGAATTCAAGCAGCAAGTCATCAAGGAAACGCTGGAGCCCGGCGCATCGGTCTCGATCGTGGCGCGACGCCATGACATGAACGCCAACGTGGTCTTCGAGTGGCGCAAGCAATATCGGGAAGGCAAACTCGTGCTGCCCGACTCGAACGAGGTGCCTCCGCCCCGTGTGGGCGCGGCGCAGTTGTTTGCCGTCGATGTGATTGATATGCCCATGCCGACACCGCGGGCGTTGCCAGGAACGGCGAGCGCGCCGTCGAAGACGGCGGACTGCGTATCGGCGCCGCCGCCGGTATGCGAGATCGAAGTGGAGATTGGCAAGCGCCGCGTCCGGATTCGTGGGCTGTCGGCCGAGCGCGCCGAGATGTTCCTGCAGGAATGTCTGAAGTGA
- a CDS encoding VOC family protein: MKFKFHHMNLCTDSLPRLTKFYQTLFELGTIHDEEHARVNAESTTTGYNGKVDFLTDGDIEFHWAERDLDTGFKMKQIVNPMARGHFCFRTDDIEGFKKRLDQLGIRYSDYGRWAIAGWHQVFLQDPDGNVIEVHQPNLFGK, translated from the coding sequence ATGAAGTTCAAGTTCCACCACATGAATCTCTGTACCGACAGCCTGCCGCGTTTGACCAAGTTTTATCAGACGCTCTTTGAACTCGGCACGATCCACGATGAGGAGCATGCGCGGGTCAATGCTGAAAGCACGACGACGGGGTACAACGGAAAAGTCGACTTCCTGACGGATGGCGATATCGAGTTCCACTGGGCAGAGCGCGATCTCGACACGGGTTTCAAAATGAAGCAGATCGTCAACCCCATGGCTCGTGGGCATTTCTGTTTCCGAACGGATGACATCGAGGGCTTCAAGAAGCGTCTTGACCAACTCGGAATCCGCTACTCGGACTACGGCCGCTGGGCGATTGCTGGCTGGCACCAGGTGTTTCTGCAAGACCCGGACGGCAACGTCATCGAAGTGCATCAGCCGAACCTCTTTGGCAAGTGA
- a CDS encoding antibiotic biosynthesis monooxygenase family protein — protein sequence MILEVASIQIRPGMHAEFEKAIRLGLDTVIVKATGFQRYEIRRGIESPERYLLQILWQTLEDHTIGFRESPAYTEWRTIVGPFFESPPVVEHFEVVATSAS from the coding sequence ATGATTCTCGAAGTAGCCAGTATTCAGATTAGACCCGGCATGCACGCCGAATTCGAAAAAGCAATTCGGCTTGGACTGGACACCGTCATTGTCAAAGCAACGGGATTTCAGCGCTATGAAATCCGTCGAGGTATCGAGTCTCCCGAGAGATATCTGCTGCAAATTCTCTGGCAGACCCTGGAAGATCACACTATAGGATTTCGTGAATCTCCGGCCTACACCGAATGGCGCACTATCGTAGGGCCGTTCTTCGAGAGCCCCCCGGTCGTCGAGCACTTCGAGGTCGTCGCGACATCCGCGTCCTAA
- a CDS encoding CoA transferase, producing the protein MTFEPLKGIRVLDLTSVVVGPVCSARLAQYGAEVVKVESPDGDLMRGLGGLSPTGQHSGAYLHLNRGKRNICCDLKKPGSQAIMDKLVASSDVIIANMRPQALKRLGLDADTLRDRHPDKIYCLITGYGTDGPYAGHPTYDSVVQAATGMTGLTLARDGVPAYVPMLICDHVVGEIAAGSILAAILQRNVSGKGSTLEVPMFETMSAFVLQEHLAQQSFDPPVGPPGDLRLLSPHNKPVKTSDGWIAFTINTDQQVRAFLNAVGRTELIGDPRFATVGARAENVKEWFEIRGAPLTDKTTSEWLDILQRADIAVKPCHTLETLPHDPHLEAVGLLQYEEHPTEGKTVAIRPTISFDNAYPPLRSFSQPRGWETCALLEEVGFSSPEIETLLADGAAVESSGRRGSAA; encoded by the coding sequence ATGACTTTTGAACCGCTGAAAGGAATTCGGGTACTCGACCTGACCAGTGTCGTCGTGGGGCCAGTATGCTCGGCAAGGCTGGCGCAATATGGCGCCGAGGTTGTCAAGGTAGAAAGCCCTGATGGCGACCTCATGCGTGGGCTCGGCGGCTTATCGCCAACGGGGCAGCATTCGGGTGCCTACCTGCATTTGAATCGTGGAAAGCGCAACATTTGCTGCGACCTGAAAAAACCGGGTAGCCAGGCAATCATGGACAAGCTTGTCGCGTCCTCTGATGTGATCATCGCGAATATGCGGCCGCAAGCGCTCAAGCGCCTGGGACTCGATGCGGATACCTTGAGAGACAGGCATCCCGACAAGATTTATTGCCTGATAACCGGCTACGGCACTGATGGCCCGTACGCAGGCCACCCTACGTACGACAGCGTCGTTCAGGCTGCAACCGGAATGACCGGGTTGACGCTTGCAAGAGACGGTGTGCCGGCGTACGTGCCCATGCTCATCTGCGATCATGTCGTGGGTGAAATCGCCGCGGGTTCCATCCTTGCCGCAATCCTGCAACGGAACGTGAGCGGCAAAGGATCGACGCTGGAAGTTCCCATGTTCGAAACGATGTCGGCGTTCGTGTTACAGGAGCATCTCGCGCAGCAGAGTTTCGACCCGCCGGTCGGCCCCCCGGGTGACCTTCGACTTCTCAGCCCTCACAACAAGCCGGTGAAAACATCGGACGGCTGGATTGCTTTTACGATCAACACGGATCAGCAGGTTCGTGCGTTTCTGAATGCGGTGGGCCGAACGGAGCTTATCGGCGACCCTCGCTTCGCGACGGTGGGTGCGCGCGCAGAGAACGTCAAGGAGTGGTTCGAGATTCGTGGCGCCCCCCTCACCGACAAGACGACTTCCGAATGGCTGGACATCCTCCAGCGGGCGGACATCGCAGTCAAACCGTGTCATACGCTCGAGACGCTACCGCACGACCCTCACCTTGAGGCAGTCGGTCTGCTCCAGTATGAAGAGCATCCCACGGAAGGCAAGACAGTCGCAATCCGGCCCACAATCAGTTTCGATAATGCGTATCCGCCGCTGCGGTCATTTTCTCAGCCACGAGGGTGGGAGACTTGCGCCCTACTTGAAGAGGTTGGTTTTTCGTCGCCCGAGATCGAGACTCTGCTCGCGGATGGGGCGGCTGTAGAGAGTTCTGGACGCCGGGGCTCGGCTGCCTGA
- a CDS encoding helix-turn-helix domain-containing protein encodes MSDDFDDVVKSVEPGARHYSAPALEKGLDILEVLCRSQTPVTQKDLAAQVGRSVGEIYRMVLCLVNRNYVAQADDSYYITTKLFELSHQNPPTHRLLLEATPVMNRLASDLDVSCHLTVYNQGKQVVIAKVDTPSGMGFSLRVGSDLDVLISVSGRVLVAFQGAETRRLRVSESLQRRADQDHPQMDIVLDSIRDRGFESAPSSQVRGLYAGMRLVRAIPRFARDSFMM; translated from the coding sequence ATGAGTGACGATTTCGACGATGTAGTGAAGTCAGTCGAGCCGGGTGCGAGGCACTACTCGGCGCCCGCGTTGGAGAAAGGGTTGGATATTCTGGAAGTTCTGTGCCGAAGTCAGACGCCGGTCACACAGAAGGATCTAGCCGCACAGGTCGGCAGGAGCGTGGGTGAGATCTATCGCATGGTGCTGTGTCTCGTGAACCGCAATTACGTTGCACAAGCCGACGACAGCTACTACATCACGACAAAGCTGTTCGAGCTTTCCCACCAGAACCCACCAACTCACCGCCTCTTGCTCGAAGCGACGCCGGTGATGAACAGACTTGCAAGCGATCTGGACGTGTCGTGCCACCTGACGGTTTATAACCAGGGAAAGCAGGTCGTCATCGCGAAGGTCGACACTCCGAGCGGTATGGGTTTCAGTCTCAGGGTCGGCTCTGATCTGGACGTACTGATCTCCGTCTCTGGCCGTGTGCTGGTCGCGTTTCAGGGCGCCGAGACCAGGCGATTGCGAGTGAGCGAATCGCTTCAGCGCCGGGCTGACCAAGACCATCCTCAGATGGACATCGTTCTGGATTCCATCCGCGACCGTGGTTTTGAGTCGGCGCCGAGCTCACAGGTACGGGGACTGTATGCTGGTATGCGGCTCGTCAGGGCCATTCCCCGCTTCGCGAGAGATAGCTTCATGATGTGA
- a CDS encoding IS66 family transposase codes for MPDHAPLPDTVAELHAMVLAQQASIAKMREELVARDDEIERLKAQIDKLRRMYFGRKSEQLAKQIDRLEAQLEDLTGGRGATEARNQRNRAPDAPASKSSSRESLPPHLPREEIVLEPDPLCSRCATTMQPLGDDVSEQLARVTAAFKVIRTIRRKLLCPGCGHIEQLPMPGLPIERSIAHPSLLADIAVSKFADHQPLYRQSEIAARDRVTLDRASMGRWIGQIVELCMVLVEAIQRYVLAAGKLHGDDTTVPVLTPGNQKTTTGRFWVYVRDDRRSGSTEPAAVWFSYSSDRKGVHPQTHLAHFKGILQADAYSGFDQLYASGDVHEAACWDHARRYIYDVHVRTPTPDTEKLLEMIGELYSIEADIRGKPPDERLRVRQDKSKPLLATFESTIRAKLATLSKKSALAGAINYSLNHWAALMFYCEDGRAEISNALAENALRCVALGRKNYLFVGSDSGGERAAAMYSLIGTCKLNGINPRAYLEYVLTHIADHKVNRIDELLPWNVADKLNPAAAPTPTV; via the coding sequence ATGCCCGATCACGCGCCGCTTCCCGATACCGTCGCCGAGCTCCATGCCATGGTGCTCGCGCAACAGGCATCGATCGCGAAGATGCGGGAGGAACTCGTCGCACGAGATGACGAGATCGAGCGCCTGAAGGCGCAGATCGACAAGCTCAGGCGAATGTACTTCGGGCGCAAGTCCGAACAACTCGCGAAGCAGATCGACCGGCTCGAGGCGCAACTGGAGGACCTGACGGGCGGTCGGGGTGCTACCGAGGCGCGTAACCAGCGAAACAGGGCGCCGGATGCGCCGGCCAGCAAATCGTCTTCGCGAGAGTCGCTCCCGCCGCACTTGCCGCGCGAGGAGATCGTCCTCGAACCTGATCCGCTCTGCTCCAGGTGCGCGACGACCATGCAGCCGCTGGGCGACGACGTATCTGAACAGCTCGCGCGGGTCACCGCCGCATTCAAGGTGATCCGCACGATCCGGCGCAAATTGCTTTGCCCCGGCTGTGGCCATATCGAACAACTGCCGATGCCCGGCCTGCCGATCGAGCGCAGCATCGCGCATCCGAGCCTGCTGGCCGATATCGCGGTATCGAAGTTCGCGGATCACCAACCTCTGTACCGCCAGTCGGAGATCGCGGCCCGCGACCGCGTAACCCTCGATCGCGCCAGCATGGGCCGCTGGATCGGTCAGATCGTCGAGCTGTGCATGGTGCTGGTCGAGGCGATCCAGCGCTACGTGCTGGCTGCCGGCAAACTCCATGGCGACGACACGACGGTTCCCGTCCTCACGCCGGGCAACCAGAAGACGACAACCGGTCGGTTCTGGGTTTATGTGCGCGACGATCGGCGCTCGGGCTCGACGGAGCCTGCGGCAGTCTGGTTCTCGTACTCGTCCGACCGCAAGGGTGTTCATCCGCAGACGCACCTCGCCCACTTCAAGGGAATCCTGCAAGCGGATGCCTACTCCGGCTTCGATCAGCTGTATGCGAGCGGCGACGTCCACGAAGCGGCGTGCTGGGATCACGCGAGGAGGTACATCTATGACGTTCACGTACGCACGCCGACTCCGGATACCGAAAAGCTGCTCGAGATGATCGGCGAGCTTTACAGCATCGAAGCCGACATTCGCGGCAAGCCGCCCGATGAGCGGTTGCGTGTGCGCCAGGATAAGAGCAAGCCTCTGCTTGCCACGTTCGAATCGACGATCAGGGCCAAGCTTGCGACGCTGTCGAAGAAGTCTGCACTCGCGGGCGCGATCAACTACTCGCTGAACCACTGGGCGGCGCTCATGTTCTATTGCGAGGACGGACGCGCCGAGATCAGCAACGCGCTCGCAGAAAATGCCCTGCGTTGTGTCGCCCTGGGCAGGAAGAACTACCTGTTCGTCGGCTCCGACAGCGGCGGTGAGCGTGCGGCAGCGATGTACAGCCTGATCGGTACGTGCAAGCTCAACGGCATCAATCCGCGCGCCTACCTCGAATACGTGCTCACTCATATCGCGGACCACAAGGTCAACCGCATCGACGAGCTGCTTCCCTGGAACGTGGCCGACAAACTGAATCCGGCCGCTGCGCCCACGCCCACCGTTTGA
- a CDS encoding SDR family oxidoreductase, with the protein MLLNDRVCVIVGAGSLRGIGYATAELFAEHGAKIVAVDVVMNDSIAAEIKASIEKKTGRAAEVIGIRCDIGDGADCRRLFKEVLARYGSVDALVNSAAIVKAQSFLTIEDEDYDRIMNVNLKGAFNLCKSALEIFAEQKRGAIVNVASVAAQRGGGLVGGAHYAASKGGVISLTKTIAREFGPMGIRANVVCPSMTETGMLDGMTADRQREIEATIPLQRAGRPVEIAGACLFLASDLSGYVTGATIDVNGGSHIH; encoded by the coding sequence ATGCTTTTGAATGATAGGGTTTGTGTAATTGTCGGCGCGGGTTCGCTGCGCGGGATCGGCTACGCGACAGCGGAGCTATTCGCGGAACACGGTGCGAAAATAGTCGCGGTCGATGTCGTCATGAATGACAGTATTGCGGCTGAAATCAAAGCATCGATCGAGAAAAAAACCGGACGCGCAGCCGAAGTCATCGGCATCAGGTGCGATATCGGCGACGGCGCGGACTGTCGACGATTGTTCAAAGAGGTCCTCGCACGTTACGGATCGGTCGACGCTCTTGTGAACAGTGCTGCTATCGTCAAGGCGCAGTCCTTCCTGACAATCGAGGACGAGGACTACGATCGGATCATGAACGTGAATCTCAAGGGCGCCTTCAATCTTTGCAAGAGTGCGCTGGAAATCTTCGCGGAGCAGAAGCGTGGCGCGATCGTGAACGTGGCATCGGTAGCCGCGCAGAGGGGAGGGGGCCTTGTCGGCGGTGCGCATTACGCCGCATCGAAGGGTGGAGTAATCAGCCTTACGAAGACCATCGCACGTGAATTCGGTCCGATGGGCATTCGTGCAAACGTCGTCTGTCCTTCAATGACCGAGACCGGTATGCTAGACGGTATGACCGCAGATAGGCAGCGCGAGATTGAAGCGACCATTCCGCTGCAGCGGGCAGGCCGGCCCGTTGAAATCGCCGGTGCATGTCTTTTTCTCGCATCCGACCTTTCGGGCTATGTGACCGGCGCAACAATCGATGTTAATGGTGGGAGCCACATCCATTGA
- a CDS encoding IclR family transcriptional regulator translates to MKDDVTDAEKSTDSEARSYSAPALEKGLDILEILCRTEKPLSQRDIAQQLGRSVGEIYRMIAVLVSRNYVTQVDDSYYITTKLFELSHNNPPTHRLLIEARPLMQILSSQLDQACHLTVYGQGRQIVIAKVDSPSGMGFSVRVGSELDVIVSASGRVLLAFQDKETRHFHIEESLKRRPEQVDPQIDGVLDFIKERGYESAPSVQVRGLYVVSYPILDSQNHAIAALTVPYAERIDQARRKSIPEIEEALGDAARQLCARIGGPSRARPAR, encoded by the coding sequence ATGAAGGACGATGTTACTGACGCTGAAAAATCCACGGACTCGGAGGCACGCAGCTATTCGGCGCCGGCACTCGAGAAAGGTCTTGATATCCTTGAGATTCTTTGCCGGACGGAGAAGCCGCTTTCACAGAGAGATATCGCGCAGCAGTTGGGACGCAGCGTGGGTGAGATCTACCGGATGATTGCCGTTCTGGTCAGTCGTAACTATGTGACGCAGGTTGACGACAGCTACTACATCACGACAAAACTGTTCGAACTGTCTCATAACAATCCGCCGACTCACCGGCTGCTGATAGAGGCTCGTCCTCTCATGCAGATACTTTCCAGCCAGCTCGACCAGGCATGTCATCTCACGGTGTACGGTCAGGGCCGCCAGATCGTTATTGCCAAAGTCGATTCACCTAGCGGAATGGGGTTTAGCGTGCGGGTAGGATCCGAGCTTGACGTGATAGTGTCGGCGTCCGGGCGGGTGCTGCTGGCGTTCCAGGACAAGGAGACGCGGCATTTCCATATTGAGGAATCGCTCAAGCGACGCCCCGAGCAAGTCGATCCGCAGATCGATGGCGTCCTCGATTTCATCAAGGAGCGGGGTTATGAGTCAGCTCCGAGTGTGCAGGTTCGCGGGTTATACGTGGTGAGTTACCCGATTCTGGACTCCCAGAATCATGCTATCGCTGCGTTGACGGTTCCCTATGCGGAGCGGATCGACCAGGCCCGGCGAAAATCCATCCCGGAAATCGAAGAAGCCCTCGGCGATGCCGCTCGGCAGTTATGTGCCCGGATTGGCGGCCCGTCACGAGCACGGCCAGCCCGTTGA
- a CDS encoding NAD-dependent epimerase/dehydratase family protein: MLIFLTGATGYIGGSVATKLIAAGHRVRGLVRSQGKADQLEKSGVEPVIGTLDDADLLGTEARQADGVIDTASADHLASVVTFISALEGTEKPFIHTSGSSVIGDDARGLYASDMIFDEESTFVVEASKQPRRAVDQLVVGAADRGVRSAVICPSNIYGVGRGIGLRSVQIPALVDNALQTGVVQIVGNGTNRWSNVP; encoded by the coding sequence ATGCTTATCTTCCTCACCGGAGCCACGGGATACATCGGCGGCAGCGTGGCCACAAAACTGATCGCCGCGGGTCACCGTGTCCGCGGACTTGTTCGTTCGCAAGGCAAGGCTGACCAACTCGAAAAATCAGGCGTCGAACCAGTCATAGGCACGCTCGATGACGCCGATCTGCTCGGCACAGAGGCCCGGCAGGCGGACGGTGTGATCGACACCGCGAGCGCAGACCATTTAGCCTCTGTGGTGACTTTCATTTCGGCCTTGGAAGGCACGGAAAAACCTTTCATCCACACAAGCGGTTCGAGTGTGATTGGCGACGACGCCCGAGGTCTGTATGCATCAGACATGATCTTCGACGAAGAAAGTACCTTCGTTGTTGAAGCATCCAAGCAACCGAGGCGCGCTGTCGACCAGCTAGTCGTCGGCGCTGCAGATAGAGGCGTGCGCTCCGCTGTCATATGCCCCAGTAACATCTATGGCGTCGGTCGCGGCATCGGGCTTCGCAGCGTGCAAATTCCCGCCCTGGTCGACAACGCATTGCAGACGGGCGTCGTTCAAATCGTCGGCAACGGGACGAACCGATGGTCGAACGTTCCTTAG
- a CDS encoding IS30 family transposase, whose translation MGRAQGWGSEQTGRPIMQSPGRPGVNQRDTKRAFWTCVAQGMESEAAARACGVSQPLGPRWFRDAGGMPPIELTPGTAPYLSFSEREEIALLRAQDCGIREIARRLQRSPSTISRELRRNAATRSGTLIYRATVAQWKAERAAERPKASRLTKNDRLKNYVQSRLAGAVTDSEGRPIAGPNVPWKGRRQGRRADRRWGTCWSPEQISRRLEADYPEDQSMRISHEAIYQALYIQGRGALRKELTACLRTGRALRVPRARTQQRGKHFITPEVMISERPAEADDRAVPGHWEGDLIIGLNRSAVGTLVERTTRYTMLLHLPPMEGHGTGVRAKNGPPLAGHGAEAVRNAIAAKIVLLPEHLWRSLTWDQGAEMAQHVQLRIDTGLEIYFCDPQSPWQRGTNENTNGLLRQYFPKGTDISRYTQRELDAVADALNCRPRKSLGWKSPAEALRDLLLAS comes from the coding sequence ATGGGACGAGCACAGGGTTGGGGTTCGGAACAGACAGGAAGACCAATAATGCAATCGCCCGGCAGGCCAGGTGTCAATCAGCGAGATACAAAGCGAGCGTTCTGGACTTGTGTCGCGCAAGGCATGGAGAGCGAGGCTGCGGCGCGCGCGTGTGGCGTGTCCCAACCTTTGGGGCCAAGATGGTTTCGTGATGCAGGCGGAATGCCGCCGATCGAGCTGACGCCGGGCACTGCGCCTTATCTGTCTTTTTCTGAACGCGAGGAAATTGCGCTGCTACGGGCGCAGGATTGCGGGATCCGTGAGATCGCGCGAAGACTGCAGCGCTCACCTTCGACCATCTCGCGCGAGTTGCGCCGTAATGCTGCAACCCGTAGCGGCACATTGATATACAGGGCGACAGTTGCTCAGTGGAAAGCTGAGCGGGCCGCGGAACGTCCGAAAGCTTCCAGACTGACCAAGAACGATAGATTAAAGAATTATGTGCAGAGTCGATTGGCGGGAGCGGTCACCGATTCAGAAGGCAGGCCGATTGCCGGACCCAACGTACCATGGAAAGGACGACGGCAAGGCCGCCGCGCGGACCGTCGTTGGGGCACCTGCTGGAGTCCCGAACAAATCAGTCGACGATTGGAGGCCGACTATCCAGAAGACCAATCCATGAGAATCTCTCACGAAGCCATCTATCAGGCGCTTTACATTCAGGGCCGTGGCGCTCTGCGCAAGGAGCTTACTGCCTGTTTGCGTACGGGCCGTGCACTTCGTGTGCCTCGAGCCAGGACGCAACAGCGAGGAAAGCATTTCATTACTCCGGAGGTCATGATCAGTGAACGTCCGGCTGAGGCTGATGATCGTGCCGTTCCGGGTCACTGGGAAGGTGACCTGATCATCGGCCTTAATCGATCCGCAGTGGGTACGCTGGTCGAGCGGACTACCCGCTATACAATGTTGCTCCATCTCCCACCTATGGAGGGACATGGCACTGGCGTGCGGGCCAAGAATGGGCCACCCTTGGCGGGTCATGGAGCGGAGGCCGTCCGCAATGCCATAGCTGCGAAGATCGTATTATTGCCTGAGCACTTGTGGCGATCGCTCACATGGGATCAAGGCGCAGAGATGGCCCAGCACGTGCAACTTCGAATCGATACGGGTCTGGAGATCTATTTCTGCGATCCTCAAAGCCCATGGCAACGCGGGACCAACGAGAATACGAATGGTCTGTTGCGTCAATACTTTCCGAAAGGCACCGACATCAGCCGGTACACGCAGCGCGAACTTGATGCCGTCGCAGACGCACTAAATTGCAGACCGCGTAAAAGCCTTGGATGGAAATCACCAGCAGAAGCACTAAGAGATCTACTACTTGCGTCATAA
- the tnpB gene encoding IS66 family insertion sequence element accessory protein TnpB (TnpB, as the term is used for proteins encoded by IS66 family insertion elements, is considered an accessory protein, since TnpC, encoded by a neighboring gene, is a DDE family transposase.) — protein MSEVITLPAGTRIWLAAGVTDMRCGFQGLAAKVQTALEENPLGGSLYIFRGRRGDLLKILWATDDGLWLVAKRLERGRFIWPQADGGKIHLTSAQLSMLLEGIDWRQPRRTAALSML, from the coding sequence ATGTCTGAAGTGATCACGCTGCCGGCGGGCACGCGCATCTGGCTTGCCGCGGGCGTCACCGACATGCGCTGCGGATTCCAGGGGCTGGCTGCGAAGGTACAAACGGCACTCGAGGAGAATCCACTGGGTGGCAGCCTGTACATCTTTCGTGGCCGCCGCGGCGATCTTTTGAAGATTCTGTGGGCGACCGACGACGGGCTCTGGCTGGTCGCAAAGCGCCTGGAGCGAGGCCGGTTTATCTGGCCTCAGGCCGATGGCGGCAAGATCCATCTGACGAGCGCGCAGTTGTCGATGTTGCTCGAGGGTATCGACTGGCGACAGCCACGACGCACCGCCGCACTGTCGATGTTGTAA